A region from the Halomarina litorea genome encodes:
- the mch gene encoding methenyltetrahydromethanopterin cyclohydrolase, which yields MESLNRMSLELVDEALDFLDELAIDAFELDNGATVIDFGVDAMGGVEAGMLLAEIQSAGLTSVASSVRRLAGTPRTYVNVTTDHPALSLLCAQKAGWEVSVDGYEALGSGPARALVAEEEEFARIGYADEFDFAVLALESDELPTEATAEHVADYAGVDVGSVFLPTYSTASITGSVATAARAGELAAFRLSELGYDPLDVLSVSAAAPVAPVAASEEGAMARTNDALAYGGEVHLVVDSEFDRFDEVPSTARDEYGTPFADLFEQADWDFYDVPESVFAPAQVTIDVAGGDTYTLGAVDEEMLADSFGLR from the coding sequence ATGGAGAGTCTCAATCGGATGTCGTTGGAACTCGTCGACGAGGCGCTCGACTTCCTCGACGAACTCGCCATCGACGCGTTCGAACTCGACAACGGCGCGACGGTGATCGACTTCGGCGTCGACGCGATGGGGGGAGTCGAGGCGGGCATGTTGCTCGCCGAGATCCAGTCGGCGGGCCTGACGAGCGTCGCCAGTTCGGTCCGCCGACTCGCGGGCACCCCGCGGACCTACGTGAACGTGACGACCGACCACCCCGCGCTCTCGCTTTTGTGCGCCCAGAAGGCCGGCTGGGAGGTGTCGGTCGACGGCTACGAGGCACTGGGGAGCGGTCCGGCGCGCGCCCTCGTCGCCGAGGAGGAGGAGTTCGCCCGCATCGGCTACGCCGACGAGTTCGACTTCGCCGTCCTCGCCTTAGAGTCGGACGAACTGCCCACCGAGGCGACGGCCGAACACGTCGCCGACTACGCGGGCGTCGACGTGGGGAGCGTCTTCCTGCCCACCTACTCGACGGCGAGCATCACGGGGAGCGTGGCGACGGCCGCTCGCGCGGGCGAACTCGCCGCCTTCCGCCTCTCGGAACTGGGCTACGACCCCCTCGACGTCCTCTCGGTGAGCGCCGCCGCGCCCGTCGCGCCCGTCGCCGCCAGCGAGGAGGGCGCGATGGCCCGGACGAACGACGCCCTCGCCTACGGCGGGGAGGTCCACCTCGTCGTCGACAGCGAGTTCGACCGCTTCGACGAGGTGCCCTCGACCGCACGCGACGAGTACGGCACGCCGTTCGCCGACCTGTTCGAGCAGGCCGACTGGGACTTCTACGACGTGCCCGAGAGCGTCTTCGCCCCCGCGCAGGTCACTATCGACGTGGCCGGCGGGGACACCTACACCCTCGGGGCGGTAGACGAGGAGATGTTGGCCGACTCCTTCGGCCTGCGGTAG
- a CDS encoding acyltransferase, with protein sequence MNDQVDDSARIVDSEIGESEVREFVTVHDSTVGDGCGIYERTSLKKSTLGDRVVVNAGTYVENAKIGDEVQIGPNCSVVGVTHPLDEDGMAHGNDVFERVVLREGAFVGAGSVVAPGVELGADSVVAAGAVVTEDVGPGKVVVGSPPNQRVVDLDAWL encoded by the coding sequence ATGAACGACCAGGTAGACGACTCGGCGCGAATCGTGGACTCGGAGATCGGGGAGTCGGAGGTCCGCGAGTTCGTCACCGTCCACGACTCGACGGTCGGCGACGGCTGTGGCATCTACGAACGGACCTCCCTGAAGAAGAGCACCCTCGGCGACCGCGTGGTCGTCAACGCGGGGACGTACGTCGAGAACGCCAAAATCGGCGACGAGGTGCAAATCGGCCCGAACTGTAGCGTCGTCGGGGTCACCCATCCCCTCGACGAGGACGGGATGGCACACGGCAACGACGTCTTCGAGCGAGTCGTCCTCCGCGAGGGGGCGTTCGTCGGGGCGGGGTCGGTCGTCGCGCCGGGCGTCGAACTCGGGGCCGACAGCGTCGTGGCGGCGGGTGCGGTGGTGACCGAGGACGTCGGTCCGGGGAAGGTGGTCGTCGGGTCGCCGCCGAACCAGCGGGTCGTGGATTTGGACGCCTGGCTGTAG